A single window of Magnetococcus marinus MC-1 DNA harbors:
- a CDS encoding TIGR00266 family protein, translating into MALWGNKIEGKRCHEVDFEIHGSDLQLVEVELDPGETVIAEAGTMCYMEENISFETKMGDGSQADEGFLGGLLSIGKRALTGESIFMTHFSNRGSVKRRVAFAAPFPGKIIPLDMRQLPEQTLYCQRDAFLCAALGTQVSIAFSRRLGAGFFGGEGFILQKLVGDGMAFIHAGGVIVEKKLENQRLRVDTGCLVGFTPGIDYNIEAAGGMKSMIFGGEGIFLTTLAGTGTVWLQSLPFANLADRVLERLPARE; encoded by the coding sequence ATGGCATTATGGGGTAATAAAATTGAGGGCAAGCGCTGCCATGAAGTGGACTTTGAGATCCATGGTAGTGACCTTCAGTTGGTGGAAGTAGAGTTGGACCCCGGCGAAACGGTCATCGCCGAAGCCGGGACCATGTGTTATATGGAGGAAAATATCAGCTTTGAAACCAAGATGGGGGACGGTTCACAAGCCGATGAGGGTTTTCTGGGGGGGCTGCTGAGCATCGGCAAGCGGGCTTTGACGGGAGAGTCCATCTTTATGACCCACTTTTCCAACCGGGGCTCGGTCAAACGTAGGGTGGCTTTTGCGGCCCCCTTTCCGGGCAAGATTATTCCCCTGGATATGCGTCAACTTCCTGAACAGACGCTTTATTGTCAACGAGACGCCTTTCTCTGTGCGGCTTTGGGTACGCAGGTCTCCATCGCTTTTAGCCGCAGGTTGGGCGCTGGATTTTTTGGGGGAGAGGGCTTTATTCTACAAAAGCTTGTGGGGGATGGCATGGCTTTTATTCATGCCGGAGGGGTCATTGTCGAAAAAAAGCTCGAAAATCAGCGTCTGCGGGTGGATACCGGCTGTTTGGTTGGTTTTACCCCAGGTATTGATTACAATATTGAGGCCGCTGGGGGCATGAAATCCATGATTTTTGGGGGGGAAGGCATCTTTTTAACCACCCTTGCAGGAACGGGCACCGTCTGGTTGCAAAGCCTGCCTTTTGCCAATCTGGCCGACCGCGTATTAGAACGTTTACCGGCCCGCGAATAG
- a CDS encoding DUF2779 domain-containing protein, with protein sequence MPTLNLTQIVNHRLCPKRVWLHQKAPHLAQTEDLLRPRLLEQLYSYLTQTYVNPWLPSQELEPASRLTATTQALHSTISSAYVRPFLHAHGVYVEAGILVPLKKGYQLLWPRAATRLKPRYIEEAAIAAWLATQMGLTIESVHVVTLNKRFHHQGVGRNSHLLKPVVVDLPMQGVLPQVQGWIEACHATLQQEVAPQQSMGSHCHRQHCPFLNHCSPALCADDHPIRWLSRAPDLVKGLEQQGYADLKQVPMNLLQKRHHQRMARVARSGYAELDERVAKILQALPYPRYFVDFETVSFAVPPWDGVNPIISQVPFQWSCHIQQADGELHHLGFLAPPGEDPRRRFSETLLHAIGDEGPIFVYNASFEKGRMQEMAQRFSDLADALKAAQKRVVDLHPLARDHYYHPAMQGSWSLKAVLPTLGKGLSYTNLTIADGEQAQARYLSWMFDPLEEAQALQIQLDLECYCQLDTLALVMMVERFEQGLEAR encoded by the coding sequence ATGCCAACACTTAATTTAACCCAGATTGTTAACCACCGCCTCTGTCCCAAACGGGTCTGGTTGCATCAAAAGGCGCCCCATTTGGCCCAAACAGAGGATCTTCTGCGTCCACGTCTGCTTGAGCAGCTCTACAGCTATCTTACGCAAACCTATGTAAACCCTTGGCTGCCATCCCAAGAGCTCGAACCAGCGTCACGGTTGACCGCCACCACACAGGCGTTGCATAGCACCATTTCTTCCGCCTATGTGCGCCCCTTTTTACATGCGCACGGGGTTTATGTCGAAGCGGGTATTTTAGTGCCACTTAAAAAAGGCTATCAACTGCTTTGGCCACGCGCCGCCACCCGGTTAAAACCTCGTTATATTGAAGAGGCTGCCATTGCCGCATGGTTGGCAACCCAGATGGGGTTAACCATTGAGAGTGTGCATGTCGTGACCTTGAATAAGCGGTTTCACCATCAGGGGGTGGGACGCAACAGCCATTTGCTTAAACCTGTGGTGGTGGATCTGCCCATGCAGGGCGTTTTGCCTCAGGTGCAGGGTTGGATCGAAGCATGCCATGCAACCCTGCAACAGGAGGTTGCCCCCCAGCAGAGCATGGGGAGCCACTGCCATCGTCAACACTGCCCCTTTTTGAACCATTGCAGCCCGGCTTTGTGTGCAGACGACCACCCCATTCGCTGGCTCTCGCGCGCGCCGGATCTGGTTAAGGGTCTGGAGCAACAGGGCTATGCTGACCTAAAACAGGTGCCTATGAACCTGTTGCAAAAACGCCATCATCAACGCATGGCGAGAGTCGCCCGCAGTGGTTACGCCGAACTGGATGAGAGGGTCGCAAAGATTTTACAGGCCCTACCCTACCCGCGCTATTTTGTCGACTTTGAAACCGTCTCCTTTGCCGTTCCCCCCTGGGATGGGGTTAACCCTATCATTTCCCAAGTACCCTTTCAGTGGTCCTGCCACATTCAACAAGCGGATGGAGAGCTGCACCATCTGGGGTTTCTGGCCCCTCCAGGTGAGGATCCACGGCGACGTTTTAGTGAAACATTGTTGCATGCTATTGGCGATGAAGGCCCCATCTTTGTCTACAACGCCAGCTTTGAAAAGGGACGCATGCAGGAGATGGCGCAGCGTTTTAGCGATTTGGCCGACGCTTTAAAAGCCGCTCAAAAACGGGTGGTGGATCTGCACCCGCTGGCAAGAGACCATTACTACCACCCCGCCATGCAGGGCTCTTGGTCCCTGAAAGCCGTTTTGCCAACATTAGGCAAAGGGTTAAGTTACACCAATCTTACCATCGCTGATGGTGAGCAGGCTCAGGCCCGTTATCTAAGCTGGATGTTTGACCCCTTAGAAGAGGCGCAAGCACTCCAAATCCAACTGGATTTGGAGTGCTATTGCCAATTGGATACCCTGGCCTTGGTTATGATGGTGGAGCGTTTTGAACAGGGGCTGGAGGCGCGCTAA
- a CDS encoding SPOR domain-containing protein, with protein MLRPAPPKQETQDALNLAYRGELIAKRGGYEASIKLFSQALEHTDLTPEQRAIVLNNRGASYKRMGLDESALKDLDESLSLQPKHIRYLNNRAMVKLFLGDYPSSDQDFAQLLETNPNLANPYPRLWRFFALRAYDQSSALAWLNAQLPILRPYPWQEALALFHLGRLDHKQLMTLAMTLKSGPAAMRRCEWLLHTAFADQMQEHPVQALYGFERSLAYCPVQSDQALWARRQLTKLSAYQGVIERPNAQPPVLAAMDPAPQSETQEQISKPVQTAQADVVAYEIQDKPAHGARSSEKVQVQPAVSLKAAPPALVAAPETAKRPKPHTVKALPHPEGGASLEQDKPAHGARSSEKVQVQPAVSLKAAPPALVAAPETAKRPKPHTVKALPHPEGGASLEQDKPAHGARSSEKVQVQPAVSLKAAPPALVAAPETAKRPKPHTVKALPHPEGGASLEQDKPAHGALSSEKAQVQPAAPTMRSPAAPAVLSHAATPSADGAVAPSSEPPETAHRQTVYWVELGYYKYRNIAKNVIAYVEKLGVPTKYVERLVKGEPMIRLHAGPFAQTQQAVAVQQQLLTEQIDVGEVVFFDAQGVLHTVVVTEKLNSSQ; from the coding sequence TTGTTGCGTCCCGCCCCACCCAAACAGGAAACCCAGGATGCCCTAAATCTTGCTTACCGTGGCGAGTTGATTGCCAAAAGAGGGGGCTATGAAGCCTCTATTAAACTCTTTTCGCAAGCCCTTGAGCACACAGATTTAACACCTGAGCAGCGGGCTATCGTATTAAACAATCGCGGGGCATCCTATAAGCGCATGGGGTTGGATGAGTCCGCCTTAAAAGATTTGGATGAGTCACTATCGCTGCAACCTAAACATATTCGTTATCTAAACAATCGCGCCATGGTTAAGTTGTTTTTGGGGGACTACCCAAGCAGTGACCAGGATTTTGCACAACTGCTGGAAACAAACCCCAATCTTGCCAACCCCTATCCACGGCTATGGCGTTTTTTTGCTCTACGCGCCTACGACCAAAGCAGCGCTTTAGCATGGCTCAACGCCCAATTGCCCATCTTACGCCCCTACCCATGGCAGGAGGCCTTGGCACTCTTTCACTTGGGGCGTTTGGATCACAAGCAGCTCATGACCTTGGCGATGACCCTAAAATCGGGGCCAGCAGCGATGCGTCGTTGTGAATGGTTGTTGCATACCGCCTTTGCCGACCAGATGCAGGAGCACCCTGTTCAAGCCCTATACGGTTTTGAACGGAGTCTGGCCTACTGCCCTGTGCAGAGCGATCAAGCGCTCTGGGCACGGCGTCAGTTGACCAAATTATCCGCCTATCAAGGCGTGATTGAACGGCCAAACGCCCAACCCCCCGTTCTGGCTGCCATGGATCCAGCCCCCCAGAGTGAGACCCAGGAGCAAATAAGCAAGCCTGTTCAAACCGCACAAGCTGATGTCGTTGCGTATGAGATACAGGACAAGCCCGCGCATGGGGCGCGCTCTTCAGAAAAAGTCCAAGTGCAACCAGCGGTTTCTCTCAAGGCCGCCCCACCGGCATTGGTAGCTGCCCCTGAAACCGCCAAACGGCCCAAACCCCATACGGTGAAAGCGCTTCCCCACCCGGAGGGGGGTGCTTCGCTAGAGCAGGACAAGCCCGCGCATGGGGCGCGCTCTTCAGAAAAAGTCCAAGTGCAACCAGCGGTTTCTCTCAAGGCCGCCCCACCGGCATTGGTAGCTGCCCCTGAAACCGCCAAACGGCCCAAACCCCATACGGTGAAAGCGCTTCCCCACCCGGAGGGGGGTGCTTCGCTAGAGCAGGACAAGCCCGCGCATGGGGCGCGCTCTTCAGAAAAAGTCCAAGTGCAACCAGCGGTTTCTCTCAAGGCCGCCCCACCGGCATTGGTAGCTGCCCCTGAAACCGCCAAACGGCCCAAACCCCATACGGTGAAAGCGCTTCCCCACCCGGAGGGGGGTGCTTCGCTAGAGCAGGACAAGCCCGCGCATGGGGCGCTCTCTTCAGAAAAAGCCCAAGTGCAACCAGCGGCTCCCACCATGAGGTCACCGGCGGCACCAGCGGTACTCTCCCATGCAGCTACACCATCAGCCGATGGTGCGGTCGCGCCATCTTCAGAACCCCCTGAAACGGCACACAGACAAACGGTCTACTGGGTAGAGTTGGGTTATTATAAATATAGGAATATTGCCAAAAACGTCATCGCTTATGTGGAAAAATTGGGGGTGCCAACAAAATATGTTGAACGCCTTGTTAAGGGAGAACCGATGATTCGTTTACACGCAGGTCCCTTTGCACAAACGCAACAAGCTGTTGCGGTGCAACAACAGCTCTTGACAGAACAGATAGATGTGGGAGAGGTGGTGTTTTTTGATGCCCAAGGCGTGCTCCACACCGTCGTGGTCACAGAAAAGCTCAACTCATCTCAGTGA
- a CDS encoding chemotaxis protein CheW, whose amino-acid sequence MTDSMQSNPRQAKQAHITPVAHKPQTMLAFQVGRVRLVLPLVQVQRVLFLPALTPAPTAAPWVVGMMHIGHEALPVVDLSLRLGYRTPCHYSVDTPLILCREGQRAGVFVVDEIDGLCRPTPLQSERIGQEPLIAQLLEDEQGPLMMLDLEHALNANPPLRPIEAFLMSGERA is encoded by the coding sequence ATGACCGACTCCATGCAAAGCAACCCCAGGCAAGCCAAGCAGGCGCACATAACGCCCGTTGCGCATAAACCACAAACCATGCTGGCCTTTCAGGTTGGGCGTGTGCGACTGGTGTTGCCGCTTGTCCAAGTGCAGCGTGTTCTGTTTTTGCCGGCCTTAACACCTGCCCCCACAGCAGCCCCATGGGTGGTGGGTATGATGCATATCGGACATGAAGCCTTACCGGTGGTCGATCTTAGTCTGCGTCTAGGTTATCGCACCCCCTGTCATTACAGCGTGGATACCCCTTTGATTTTATGTCGCGAGGGGCAACGTGCGGGGGTTTTTGTGGTGGATGAAATTGATGGTCTCTGTCGGCCAACCCCCTTGCAAAGCGAGCGGATTGGTCAGGAACCTTTGATTGCCCAATTGCTGGAAGATGAACAGGGGCCACTGATGATGCTGGATTTGGAACACGCCCTCAATGCCAATCCGCCATTGCGACCTATTGAAGCCTTTTTGATGAGTGGGGAAAGGGCCTAG
- a CDS encoding two-component system response regulator — protein MKVLFVDDMATVRMLYGRLLSMAGYKVVLADSVNDALAKARIERPPLAIVDYHMPDGTGADLTRALLATPETSDILVVMHSQSLDVISESLEAGAIDLIHKEDPKEVFLMRVAAMGRFIETQNAHREAEAHARQKELQAAEQLRRIEEQARQQLEQRVRERTLELTQSNERLSNEVAVRMRAESGLRLIHKVFENTSEAIILTDPQGMILDINPAFTEITGFSREEALGHNPRSFKSDRHDATFYTNMWRKIAEEGFWQGEIWDRRKNGEIYPKRLTINAVRNQAGEVENYIGIFSDISESKATELKLERLAYYDALTQLPNRMLFHDRLEHEFYNAQRHRKQVAVFFIDLDRFKQVNDTLGHSAGDELLQHVAQRLEGCVRAADTVARMGGDEFTVILADISDNESVARVARKVLEELQKSISIKGHDIFVGASIGIALYPDNGNDVETLTKNADMAMYRAKESGRGNYKFFSEEMNVSTSQRLSLESQLHHAVNANLLEVYYQPKLNMQSGIMVGMEALVRWPQADGSMIPPIQFIPVAEETGLIVPLGRLVMRQAMLDCARWVRETGMNLRVAVNLSAREFQSPGLVVEIEQTLAECGLDARHFEVEITESLMMHDVENAIATLEQISRLGIHIAMDDFGTGYSSLSYLKKFPIHSLKVDRSFVKDIPDDPNDIEIVAAILSLAKVLNLKVVAEGVETQEQLSFLRQNLCDECQGYSFSKPLSAVDFTAFLADVHNHSARLMNNDFEVMLS, from the coding sequence ATGAAAGTACTCTTCGTAGATGATATGGCCACCGTGCGCATGCTCTATGGGCGTTTGCTCAGCATGGCTGGTTACAAAGTAGTTTTAGCTGACTCGGTGAACGATGCTTTGGCTAAAGCCCGCATCGAACGCCCCCCCTTGGCCATTGTGGATTACCACATGCCTGACGGTACCGGGGCAGATCTTACCCGCGCCCTATTGGCCACACCTGAGACCTCAGATATTTTGGTGGTCATGCACTCCCAAAGCCTTGATGTTATTTCTGAATCCTTAGAAGCTGGGGCAATTGATCTTATCCATAAAGAGGACCCTAAAGAGGTTTTTCTCATGCGGGTCGCTGCCATGGGGCGTTTTATTGAAACACAAAACGCCCATCGCGAAGCAGAAGCCCATGCCCGCCAAAAAGAGCTACAAGCCGCCGAGCAGCTGCGCCGTATTGAAGAGCAAGCCCGTCAACAACTGGAACAGCGGGTTAGAGAGCGCACCTTAGAGCTAACCCAGTCCAACGAACGGCTTAGCAATGAAGTGGCTGTGCGGATGCGGGCTGAAAGCGGTTTAAGATTGATCCATAAGGTGTTTGAAAACACCTCCGAAGCCATTATCCTGACCGACCCTCAAGGGATGATCCTCGATATAAATCCGGCTTTTACGGAGATCACCGGCTTTAGCCGTGAAGAGGCTTTGGGGCACAATCCCAGATCTTTTAAATCCGACCGGCATGATGCCACTTTTTACACCAACATGTGGCGTAAAATTGCAGAAGAGGGGTTCTGGCAGGGAGAGATATGGGATCGTCGTAAGAATGGCGAGATCTACCCCAAACGCTTAACCATCAATGCTGTGCGCAATCAAGCCGGAGAGGTGGAAAACTATATTGGTATTTTTTCCGACATTAGTGAAAGCAAAGCCACGGAATTAAAGCTTGAACGGCTGGCCTATTATGACGCCTTGACCCAGTTACCCAACCGAATGCTGTTTCATGATCGCTTGGAGCATGAGTTTTACAATGCCCAACGGCATCGAAAACAGGTGGCGGTCTTTTTTATTGATTTAGATCGTTTTAAACAGGTCAATGATACCCTGGGACACAGCGCCGGTGATGAGCTGTTACAGCATGTGGCCCAGCGGTTGGAAGGGTGCGTGCGGGCGGCTGATACGGTTGCCCGAATGGGTGGCGATGAGTTTACCGTTATCCTTGCCGACATCAGCGACAATGAGAGCGTGGCACGGGTTGCCCGCAAAGTGCTTGAAGAGCTGCAAAAAAGTATTTCAATCAAGGGTCACGATATTTTTGTGGGGGCCAGCATTGGTATTGCCCTTTATCCGGACAATGGTAACGATGTTGAAACCCTGACTAAAAATGCGGATATGGCGATGTATCGGGCCAAGGAGAGCGGGCGGGGCAACTATAAATTCTTTAGCGAAGAGATGAACGTTAGCACCAGTCAACGTCTCTCTTTGGAATCTCAGCTGCACCATGCCGTTAACGCCAATCTATTGGAGGTCTATTACCAACCCAAACTCAACATGCAAAGTGGTATCATGGTGGGCATGGAGGCGCTGGTACGTTGGCCACAAGCGGATGGCTCGATGATCCCCCCTATCCAGTTTATTCCAGTTGCCGAAGAGACCGGCCTCATTGTACCCCTTGGCCGTTTGGTGATGCGCCAAGCCATGCTGGATTGCGCTCGGTGGGTGCGTGAAACCGGCATGAACCTGCGGGTTGCCGTGAACCTCTCTGCCCGTGAGTTTCAGTCCCCTGGATTGGTCGTTGAAATTGAGCAAACCCTCGCCGAGTGCGGCCTAGATGCCCGCCACTTTGAAGTGGAGATTACCGAAAGCTTGATGATGCATGATGTGGAAAATGCCATTGCAACCCTTGAGCAGATCAGCCGCTTGGGGATTCATATTGCCATGGATGATTTTGGCACGGGCTATTCATCCCTAAGCTATTTAAAGAAATTTCCCATTCATTCCCTTAAAGTGGACCGCTCTTTCGTCAAAGATATCCCCGACGATCCCAATGATATTGAGATTGTAGCGGCGATTCTCTCTCTGGCTAAAGTTCTTAATCTCAAAGTGGTTGCTGAAGGGGTCGAGACTCAAGAGCAGCTCTCGTTCCTGCGCCAAAATTTGTGTGACGAGTGCCAAGGCTACTCTTTTTCAAAGCCCCTTTCCGCTGTGGACTTTACCGCCTTCTTGGCCGATGTTCACAACCATAGCGCCCGCCTTATGAACAACGATTTTGAGGTAATGTTAAGCTGA
- a CDS encoding response regulator, whose product MNTIKKLTILLAEDDPITSMVAQGMLEDEGHSVVLADNGEQAAQLANLCVFDAIVMDITMPVMDGLLATRTIRQAGGPNTHTPIIGLSADDSAPQLLLAKQAGMTVLHLKPLKVEMLHQIFAPA is encoded by the coding sequence ATGAATACGATAAAAAAACTAACCATTTTACTGGCTGAAGATGATCCCATCACCTCCATGGTCGCGCAGGGTATGTTAGAGGATGAAGGGCACTCGGTGGTGCTGGCTGACAATGGTGAACAGGCGGCACAATTAGCAAATTTATGCGTTTTTGATGCCATTGTTATGGATATTACCATGCCGGTAATGGATGGGCTGCTTGCGACCCGTACCATCCGTCAGGCAGGCGGACCCAATACCCACACCCCTATTATTGGATTGAGTGCTGATGATAGCGCGCCGCAACTGTTGTTAGCCAAACAGGCTGGCATGACCGTTTTGCATCTTAAGCCCCTTAAAGTCGAGATGTTGCACCAGATTTTTGCGCCAGCGTAA